A region of Nakaseomyces glabratus chromosome M, complete sequence DNA encodes the following proteins:
- the LEE1 gene encoding Lee1p (CAGL0M07359g~Has domain(s) with predicted nucleic acid binding, zinc ion binding activity) → MTNVDLSKFSAKQQQLILQCLAITNQVNQSKNIGSGSQNKYSRRKDCSHIPCKFYMVGSCQAGQSCPFSHQTQTIERAYSTPCKYYQKGYCKFGDRCINLHIHEDQNEK, encoded by the coding sequence ATGACTAATGTTGATTTGAGTAAATTTAGTGCAAAGCAGCAGCAACTGATACTGCAATGTTTGGCTATCACCAACCAAGTTAACCAGAGCAAGAATATCGGTAGCGGCTCACAAAATAAATACTCGAGGAGAAAGGATTGTTCTCATATACCATGCAAATTTTACATGGTGGGTTCCTGCCAAGCTGGGCAGTCGTGTCCATTCTCTCACCAGACACAGACAATTGAAAGGGCCTATAGCACGCCATgcaaatattatcaaaaaggGTATTGTAAATTTGGTGATAGGTGTATTAATCTCCATATCCATGAGgatcaaaatgaaaagtaA
- the KTR6 gene encoding putative mannosyltransferase (CAGL0M07381g~Ortholog(s) have mannosylphosphate transferase activity, role in fungal-type cell wall organization, protein N-linked glycosylation and fungal-type vacuole, membrane localization), with translation METRGLIHWLRYYYKVFHRNRTLKAVAVLLSFVLFIYYVRNSDITDKLVTFAGEENVKSLHAVKANIRANWNQEDDGDKFKKDLSASLQVKLDNILGTQNMSLAEMGELPIDAETIEEQKSIRYAKLLKDHKATENSTMGFLFKSLANEGLKPSACIYSFVTGNSELRKLLRTIESVQKKFNHKFGYPWVIISPEPLSEKFHADVEKKLEEFTSAIDDVKTEVEFGTVPPEHWGFPDFIDSTVASNARIDLFDIPNGDSQLFRLINRYNAGLAAHHTLLKKYDWYMRVSPGIRLNCEMEYDIMRWMQDNRKIFGFTLSIKEIERSAKKIWGHNLNFTAHNREFYNPIEKSSLRSYIQVGRDTYNYCSFSTDLQIVNLNFLRSPVYTKYFEYMDKAGGIFYERWSDSIIQSMAYSTMVPAKMIQHISPMGYQNKETVVCPADDIMWREYKCECDQGSDISFNRDLTCTQRYKDTQGMF, from the coding sequence ATGGAGACCAGGGGGTTGATACACTGGTTGCGGTACTACTACAAAGTCTTTCACCGGAACAGGACTCTGAAAGCGGTCGCTGTGCTTCTGAGCTTTGTGCTGTTCATATACTACGTGCGTAACTCAGACATCACTGATAAACTGGTTACGTTTGCTGGCGAGGAGAACGTCAAGAGCTTACACGCTGTGAAGGCGAACATCAGGGCGAACTGGAACCAGGAGGACGATGGGGACAAGTTCAAGAAGGACCTAAGTGCTTCTTTGCAAGTGAAGCTCGACAACATACTGGGGACTCAAAACATGTCCCTTGCCGAGATGGGCGAGCTGCCAATCGATGCAGAGACGATCGAGGAGCAGAAGAGTATTCGTTACGCCAAGCTGTTGAAGGATCACAAGGCCACGGAGAACAGCACAATGGGGTTCCTCTTCAAGTCTTTGGCTAACGAAGGGCTGAAACCCTCAGCATGcatatattcttttgtcACGGGCAACTCAGAATTGAGGAAGCTACTAAGAACTATAGAGTCTGTACAGAAGAAGTTCAATCACAAGTTCGGTTACCCCTGGGTGATCATCAGTCCCGAGCCCTTGTCAGAGAAGTTCCATGCCGACgttgaaaagaaactaGAAGAGTTCACATCTGCTATAGACGATGTCAAGACTGAGGTGGAGTTTGGAACCGTGCCGCCTGAACATTGGGGGTTCCCTGATTTTATCGACTCAACCGTGGCTTCAAACGCCAGAATTGATCTGTTCGATATTCCCAACGGTGACTCGCAATTATTCAGATTAATCAATAGATACAACGCTGGCCTGGCAGCTCATCACACATTGCTGAAAAAGTATGATTGGTACATGCGTGTGAGCCCCGGCATACGGTTGAATTGTGAGATGGAATACGACATAATGAGGTGGATGCAGGATAACCGTAAAATATTTGGATTCACTTTAtcaatcaaagaaattgaacGTTCtgcaaagaaaatatgGGGCCATAACTTGAATTTCACTGCACACAACCGAGAATTCTACAACCCCATTGAAAAGTCAAGTTTAAGATCTTACATCCAAGTTGGAAGAGATACATACAATTATTGTTCCTTCTCTACCGATTTGCAAATTGTGAATCTGAACTTCTTGAGATCACCAGTATacacaaaatattttgagtACATGGACAAAGCAGGAGGCATATTCTATGAGAGATGGTCCGATAGCATTATCCAGTCAATGGCATATTCAACTATGGTACCAGCTAAAATGATTCAACATATCAGCCCAATGGGATACCAGAATAAAGAGACAGTAGTGTGCCCTGCAGATGATATAATGTGGAGGGAATATAAATGTGAATGTGATCAAGGTAGTGATATTTCCTTTAACCGTGACTTAACTTGCACGCAGAGATACAAAGACACTCAAGGAATGTTTTGA
- the OAZ1 gene encoding Oaz1p (CAGL0M07403g~Ortholog(s) have ornithine decarboxylase inhibitor activity and role in negative regulation of translational frameshifting, regulation of proteasomal protein catabolic process), producing the protein MSGARDIELGANTNELVTELLWDIIYLTEHQFLLPYYHGEHKKFQKKLVKRVGNHLNSLVNNSASKPTGSMTVNVRHVWRNVGDRYTLLYLPLYFKELIWCKANGSIFHVIIPHTKEHVIHEHKEWLLAILEMAGYWNLSHVRLYLPRDDLTNIQTLLKNLHWIGANLLPNENRNECNENDDITLSDETYIILECEC; encoded by the coding sequence ATGAGTGGTGCGCGTGACATCGAATTGGGGGCTAATACAAACGAGCTGGTCACCGAGTTGCTATGGGATATCATATACCTCACAGAGCACCAGTTCCTGCTGCCATACTACCACGGTGAACACAAgaagtttcaaaagaagCTGGTGAAACGGGTAGGAAATCACTTGAACAGCCTGGTTAACAACTCAGCTTCAAAACCAACAGGCTCGATGACTGTGAATGTACGACATGTATGGAGAAATGTGGGCGATAGATATACGCTGCTCTATTTACCACTTTACTTCAAAGAACTCATATGGTGTAAAGCCAATGGTTCGATATTCCACGTGATAATACCGCATACAAAGGAACATGTAATACATGAGCACAAGGAATGGTTACTCGCCATACTGGAGATGGCTGGGTACTGGAACTTATCACACGTAAGGTTATACTTACCTAGAGACGACCTCACGAATATACAAACGTTACTGAAAAATCTACACTGGATAGGTGCCAATTTACTACCTAATGAGAACAGAAACGAGTGTAATGAAAATGACGATATCACTTTAAGTGATGAAACTTATATAATACTAGAATGCGAATGTTAA
- the TAP42 gene encoding Tap42p (CAGL0M07425g~Has domain(s) with predicted role in regulation of signal transduction) — translation MSGTILEQFRGIQGTIDRKLLHTQLRQDSEEYQKLLTGTIQELLDLKSKVYHKLSLFSSNETVEDIATSSLLYLSLDYYLGLLCSRKQATSNQLANPMDKNKMRIMFLDKAIQLFMQYLSTLQDNEILDESISKKIDGFENTFMPTMDELYAVPKHKEDLSGAQLRRQEKIEMHKQNTAVAQQLRILEGKVSEDQENDDDELLRKLYLQKLKLLSYETFDEIEKILYEKELLSNFVRMAPQSDNEPHLAGNDQSKSSNDDPTGYTDKLETLNKPLLSKHGKVLRNFTLVDKRSELKSKVKGYGQYGPTMSVEEFLEQEWEQGRVLQGGEEPTKEEIEALNEDNMEWQDKETYKAREWDEFKEENPKGSGNTMNRG, via the coding sequence ATGTCTGGCACCATTTTAGAGCAGTTTAGAGGCATACAAGGCACCATAGATAGAAAACTTCTCCATACACAGCTAAGACAGGATTCGGAAGAGTACCAAAAGTTGCTGACCGGGACAATACAAGAGCTCCTTGATTTGAAGTCCAAAGTTTACCataaattatcattattcAGCTCCAATGAAACTGTTGAAGACATTGCTACGAGCTCGTTGCTATACCTTTCCTTAGACTATTATCTTGGGCTGCTATGCTCACGTAAGCAAGCAACATCTAACCAATTAGCAAACCCAATGGACAAAAACAAGATGAGGATAATGTTTTTGGACAAAGCAATCCAATTATTTATGCAATATCTGAGCACTTTACAGGACAATGAAATCCTCGATGAGAGCATTAGTAAGAAAATCGACGGTTTTGAGAACACCTTCATGCCAACCATGGATGAATTATACGCGGTGCCAAAGCACAAGGAAGACTTGTCTGGCGCACAGTTGAGACGTCAGGAGAAGATTGAAATGCATAAACAGAACACTGCTGTTGCTCAGCAGCTTAGAATATTAGAAGGGAAAGTTAGTGAGGACCAAGAAAACGATGACGACGAGCTCTTACGGAAGTTATACCTACAAAAACTAAAGCTTTTAAGTTACGAAACCTTTGATGAGATAGAAAAAATTCTTTATGAGAAGGAGCTTCTGTCAAACTTTGTCAGGATGGCACCACAGAGCGACAACGAGCCACACTTGGCGGGTAATGATCAAAGTAAAAGCAGCAATGACGACCCTACTGGATACACCGACAAGTTAGAGACACTGAACAAACCATTATTATCCAAGCATGGTAAAGTACTGCGTAATTTCACTCTGGTAGATAAGAGGTCTGAGTTAAAAAGCAAAGTTAAGGGCTATGGTCAATATGGTCCGACCATGTCAGTGGAAGAGTTCCTAGAACAAGAATGGGAACAAGGTAGAGTTTTGCAAGGTGGTGAAGAACCCACGAAGGAAGAGATAGAAGCTCTTAACGAGGACAATATGGAGTGGCAAGACAAGGAGACATACAAGGCAAGAGAGTGGGACGAGTTCAAGGAGGAGAATCCTAAAGGTAGCGGTAACACTATGAACAGAGGTTAA
- a CDS encoding putative methyltransferase (CAGL0M07447g~Ortholog(s) have phosphatase activity and cytosol, nucleus localization), whose amino-acid sequence MSLPRRCMTSDKGTFGAYTAEERWPIIVQNAIDDVDAELKDIKDRGDDSEQILEDGELLKKQLIEFREEILANTPLRKFTEQEIAIANIPLSFNETLDETADINKSWISSEWLFTEVYMYRRINVLFKSKKSPFWQEFDIFDRLKQSTFKASLHGVVELAIRYKKLSHELQSLDLSSGESQEVLKILFKEFTEVSLWGNATDLSLLTSISLEDIKSIQGAKAREASESKIVVNDTDKAWDALISSKPGNRRVDFVLDNSGFELYADFLMGAFLLRSKLASKCIFHAKDMPYMVSDVMMKDFETLLKDLEDRDFFPVTSGSEDDLALNDLATDIRDFIKEGSFEFRTDSFWTTELDYWNIDPSEKKYHGAEIHNDFTKSNLVIFKGDLNYRKLTGDRTWPRTTSWEAAIGPLAHNGVPTLSLRTCKATVQVALPEGKDEELSAVWEKDHPGQGSWWCCSGKWAVICFSDGK is encoded by the coding sequence ATGTCATTGCCAAGAAGATGTATGACCTCTGACAAAGGTACCTTTGGTGCCTATACTGCAGAGGAACGTTGGCCAATTATTGTTCAAAACGCCATAGATGATGTTGACGCTGAGTTGAAAGATATCAAggatcgtggtgatgaTTCTGAGCAGATTTTAGAAGACGGTGAGTTGCTTAAGAAACAATTGATTGAGTTCCGTGAGGAAATTTTGGCAAACACGCCATTGCGTAAATTTACCGAGCAAGAGATTGCCATTGCAAACATTCCTTTGTCTTTCAACGAAACGTTGGATGAAACTGCTGATATTAACAAGTCCTGGATATCATCTGAGTGGCTATTCACCGAAGTTTACATGTACAGACGCATTAACGTTTTATTCAAGTCCAAGAAGAGCCCATTCTGGCAGGAATTCGATATCTTTGACAGATTGAAACAGTCTACTTTCAAGGCTTCCCTTCATGGTGTAGTAGAACTAGCTATCAGATACAAAAAGTTAAGCCATGAATTGCAATCCTTAGATCTTTCTTCTGGGGAATCTCAAGAAGTTCTGAAGATTCTTTTTAAGGAATTCACCGAAGTTTCTCTATGGGGTAATGCCACAgatctttctttgttgaCAAGCATCTCTCTAGAGGACATCAAATCTATTCAAGGAGCCAAGGCTAGAGAAGCCTCCGAAAGTAAAATTGTGGTTAATGATACCGACAAAGCTTGGGATGCATTGATTTCGTCCAAGCCAGGCAACAGAAGAGTTGATTTTGTGCTAGATAACTCTGGCTTCGAGCTATATGCTGACTTCTTAATGGGAGCTTTCCTTCTGAGATCAAAGTTGGCCTCAAAGTGTATTTTCCATGCTAAGGATATGCCATACATGGTAAGTGACGTAATGATGAAAGACTTTGAAACTTTACTGAAGGATCTGGAAGATCGTGACTTTTTCCCAGTTACCAGCGGTTCAGAGGATGACTTGGCTCTAAATGACTTGGCTACTGATATCAGAGATTTCATCAAAGAGGGCTCATTTGAATTCCGTACTGACAGCTTTTGGACTACCGAACTAGATTACTGGAATATTGACCCATCTGAGAAAAAGTACCACGGCGCTGAAATACATAACGACTTCACTAAATCCAACTTGGTGATCTTCAAAGGTGATTTGAATTACAGAAAGTTAACCGGTGATAGGACATGGCCACGCACAACATCGTGGGAAGCCGCAATTGGCCCTCTAGCACATAACGGTGTTCCAACTTTAAGTCTGAGAACTTGTAAGGCTACTGTCCAAGTTGCGCTGCCAGAAGGCAAGGACGAAGAGCTATCTGCAGTATGGGAAAAAGATCACCCAGGGCAAGGTTCTTGGTGGTGTTGTAGCGGTAAATGGGCTGTCATCTGTTTCTCAGACGGAAAGTAA
- the PEX12 gene encoding ubiquitin-protein ligase peroxin 12 (CAGL0M07469g~Ortholog(s) have ubiquitin-protein transferase activity, role in protein import into peroxisome matrix, protein monoubiquitination and integral component of peroxisomal membrane, peroxisomal importomer complex localization) — MSFFSNLPATATSNSGEGVSSLFPTIFEIVSSQEIDELLPASIRYILTNYWISRYPSWTTLQVNNYFEEWFGVGVQGLVEWYHIDKYNSTFVDKFYGLQRFNNSDPVLTQAQAIRQAREAGNPNLQWPKSLQLTNGQKRVVFLQKIILPYISHRLSEVYNKLKSRIAMLSTELDDETGGADKKTKLKRFVIKWFVRLYPLWNSLTSLLNMVVKLAFLTGRTGSMTFLEYLFKIEYTRMTLPLENGSISPSKTLKNNERPTRTNMSSIRGIFESAIGSLGGMAGLTGSQLFPAFIFMLRVYQWWNTEDLTTKLQKKLNDIDKDIPRPPNAHISEEASNDSFEDSEMSQISEKIGTKKSDICPICKDSIENPCVLETGYVTCYACALDYIPKHEGRCPVTGKRLLGCQFDSESGEWKVVTGIRRLLV; from the coding sequence atgagTTTCTTCTCTAATCTGCCGGCAACGGCTACCTCTAACAGTGGGGAGGGAGTATCCTCGTTATTCCCGActatatttgaaatagttTCCTCACAAGAGATAGATGAGCTCTTGCCAGCATCAATACGTTACATACTCACGAATTACTGGATCTCCAGATACCCCAGTTGGACAACATTGCAAGTGAATAACTACTTTGAAGAATGGTTTGGCGTCGGAGTACAAGGTCTTGTTGAATGGTACCATATCGACAAGTATAACTCCACATTTGTAGACAAATTTTATGGTTTGCAACGGTTTAACAATAGTGACCCAGTATTAACGCAGGCACAAGCTATAAGGCAGGCACGAGAGGCAGGTAACCCAAATTTACAATGGCCTAAATCCTTACAGCTGACTAATGGACAGAAAAGAGTGGTGTTTTTACAGAAGATAATTTTACCATATATCAGTCACAGACTTTCTGAAGTCTATAATAAACTAAAGTCTAGAATTGCCATGTTATCCACCGAGTTAGATGATGAGACTGGTGGGGCAGATAAAAAGACCAAGTTAAAGAGATTTGTTATAAAATGGTTTGTCAGACTTTACCCTTTGTGGAACAGCTTAACATCTTTGTTAAACATGGTTGTTAAATTAGCATTTTTGACCGGTAGAACTGGTTCTATGACTTTCTTAGAATACTTATTCAAGATAGAATATACAAGAATGACACTACCACTGGAGAATGGTAGTATTTCACCTTCTAAAACGctcaaaaataatgaaaggCCAACTAGAACAAATATGTCCTCTATCAGAGGCATTTTTGAGTCCGCTATTGGTTCATTAGGAGGTATGGCGGGACTTACAGGTTCTCAGTTATTCCCTGCATTCATATTTATGTTACGAGTTTACCAATGGTGGAACACTGAAGACCTTACGACAAAATTACAGAAAAAACTTAACGACATAGATAAAGACATACCAAGACCACCAAACGCGCACATATCAGAAGAAGCATCTAATGATAGTTTTGAAGACTCTGAAATGAGTCAGATCTCTGAAAAAATAGGCACTAAAAAGAGTGATATTTGTCCAATATGTAAAGACTCCATCGAGAATCCTTGTGTCCTTGAGACTGGTTACGTTACGTGTTATGCATGTGCATTAGATTATATCCCCAAACATGAAGGTCGCTGCCCTGTGACTGGTAAGCGTCTTCTTGGGTGCCAATTTGATTCTGAAAGTGGAGAATGGAAAGTTGTTACAGGTATCAGAAGACTTCTAGTATAA
- the CSI1 gene encoding Csi1p (CAGL0M07491g~Ortholog(s) have role in adaptation of signaling pathway by response to pheromone involved in conjugation with cellular fusion, protein deneddylation and COP9 signalosome localization) — protein MDNRVNEVLLNSNIILEANFHYEKLTMVNGLYNGKQPMLFLLLGTINDDGVASASEALSVVLNVDSRTGHFSFDKEQLATRIELMKVTHKQDELIGFLTINSKYYNYEETIRMILIDFMPQFVGSAIIFSYTPNESSSENKTQQKNTSHLDLSCQLIENYNIDTCDLKFQIEYNNIEIPVVSGSKSELELDEMPLQDEINYYHDRKKHIKQELSRVISYLGNASSVEQPLNAAILNRAAIITHLLNRNPTNDIETAISNMENEIRLLQTTLEQWEIVNMKDNPS, from the coding sequence ATGGATAATAGAGTCAATGAAGTACTGCTGAATTCAAACATAATATTGGAAGCCAATTTCCACTATGAGAAGCTTACAATGGTCAATGGCTTGTATAATGGTAAGCAACCGATGCTCTTTCTTTTACTTGGGACAATTAATGATGATGGAGTTGCCTCTGCATCAGAAGCACTATCCGTGGTCCTGAATGTCGATTCTAGAACCGGTCATTTCAGCTTTGATAAGGAGCAATTGGCTACGCGTATCGAACTCATGAAAGTAACACACAAACAAGATGAGCTAATCGGCTTTCTGACTATTAATAGTAAATACTACAACTACGAAGAAACTATCCGCATGATCTTGATTGATTTTATGCCACAATTTGTCGGCTCTGCAATAATATTCTCGTATACACCTAATGAATCGTCAAGTGAAAATAAAACCCAACAAAAGAATACAAGCCATCTCGATTTGTCATGCCAGCTTATtgaaaattataatatCGACACTTGCGATCTCAAATTTCAGATTGAGTACAATAATATCGAAATTCCTGTTGTGTCGGGATCTAAGAGCGAATTAGAACTAGACGAAATGCCACTGCAGGATGAGATAAATTATTACCACGACAGGAAAAAACATATTAAACAGGAATTGAGTAGGgtaatatcatatttagGCAATGCTTCAAGTGTTGAACAACCATTAAACGCGGCTATCTTAAACAGAGCAGCAATTATTACACATCTACTGAATAGAAACCCTACTAACGATATAGAAACTGCCATTTCAAATAtggaaaatgaaattagGCTTCTCCAGACTACTTTAGAGCAATGGGAAATTGTCAATATGAAAGATAATCCATCATAA
- the MRPL3 gene encoding mitochondrial 54S ribosomal protein mL44 (CAGL0M07513g~Ortholog(s) have structural constituent of ribosome activity and mitochondrial large ribosomal subunit localization), translating into MMLCRVTRPITFRGFATFGRLQQAVDTAELDQYRSYYLGLKDVIGKVPEEVAQRSPSLVALHRRLGLPREFTYSTLARCLTCRTSDLPAKIKNPFVTEASARYLAGTANVVPASKKLDNHGLNIFGKNLLTYHVTQYLVKRYPRLPVVVLNAAVDSYLSQRVLASIGKSWGIESEDSPVVNRYLANEPYEITLGKLRFFNNTLKREDGLQLITSKNFSEEAAYALAVRSIIAALWASTQNTAKPDSAIHFIKDHILSRKLDVTKIFQFENPTRELAVLCRRENLDLPVSKLIAESGRLSKAPVFIVGVFSGEEKLGEGYGSSLKEAKARAASDALLKWYCYEPTEEQAAVIDHGAVIV; encoded by the coding sequence ATGATGCTGTGTAGGGTGACTAGGCCCATTACATTTAGAGGGTTTGCGACGTTTGGGAGGTTGCAGCAGGCTGTAGATACCGCTGAGCTGGATCAGTATCGAAGTTACTACCTCGGGTTGAAGGATGTCATTGGGAAAGTTCCTGAGGAGGTAGCACAGAGGTCACCATCTTTGGTGGCGCTACACAGGAGACTAGGTCTACCCCGTGAATTCACTTACTCTACGCTGGCAAGGTGTCTCACATGCAGAACTTCCGATCTGCCTGCAAAGATTAAGAACCCGTTTGTTACTGAGGCTTCTGCGAGGTACTTGGCAGGCACGGCCAATGTGGTACCGGCAAGCAAGAAGCTGGATAATCACGGACTGAACATCTTTGGTAAGAATCTGTTGACATACCACGTTACGCAGTACTTGGTCAAGAGATATCCGAGGTTACCTGTGGTGGTGTTGAATGCTGCCGTTGACTCGTATTTGTCTCAGCGTGTGCTTGCTTCTATCGGTAAATCCTGGGGTATCGAGAGCGAGGACAGCCCTGTGGTGAATAGATACCTCGCCAATGAGCCATACGAAATCACTTTAGGCAAACTACGATTCTTTAACAACACATTGAAAAGGGAGGATGGCTTACAACTGATTACTTCTAAAAACTTCTCAGAGGAAGCTGCATATGCATTGGCCGTGAGAAGCATCATAGCTGCCCTGTGGGCTTCAACTCAGAACACGGCCAAGCCCGATAGTGCCATCCATTTCATCAAAGACCATATATTGTCAAGAAAGCTTGATGTCACAAAGATATTCCAATTTGAAAACCCAACAAGAGAACTCGCTGTCCTGTGCCGTAGAGAGAACTTAGACTTACCAGTCTCGAAACTGATAGCCGAGTCAGGTAGATTGAGTAAAGCTCCTGTATTTATTGTTGGTGTATTCTCTGGCGAGGAAAAACTCGGCGAAGGTTATGGATCTTCATTGAAGGAAGCCAAGGCCAGAGCTGCATCAGATGCATTACTTAAATGGTACTGTTACGAACCAACAGAAGAACAAGCTGCTGTGATAGACCATGGCGCTGTGATAGTTTAG
- the MSS1 gene encoding Mss1p (CAGL0M07546g~Ortholog(s) have role in mitochondrial tRNA wobble uridine modification and cytosol, mitochondrial inner membrane localization): MVGIRFLSHTRQRLPTIYSMVTPRAKSAVSVIRVSGDKAQYVYRKLTRRDDVPRSRQACLRGLYNGDNELIDRALVLYFKSPGSFTGEDVVEFQVHGGRAVSESVLSAIGSLNNRDQDVEIRMADRGEFSRRSFLNGKADLTGLEGINTLINADTEAQRRAAMGSFTGKNKALFNRWRDIAIQNSAQLTAIIDFSEDSDFADEYTAVMAEVRQELMGLRTEIGNFIARVTKASIVENGINMTLLGAPNVGKSSLLNQIASDDISIVSDIPGTTRDIVSSIVNINGYKVNLFDTAGIRVDTTDPIEKMGIEKAFKRIGSSDICICVIDGTQPLPLNVLDLLKSSDLSGSEIIFVVNKIDIVDDSCKLSKIQQYIGNNLTGCKICFVSCLKSTGIDELVTVLTGKFKTLTQNEENEDPIIVSDRVKEILEKDVLYGIDQFLQIQDDMHDIVIATEHLRYVIDGIGKITGEVIGLEEVLDVVFSKFCVGK, translated from the coding sequence ATGGTCGGTATCAGGTTTTTGTCACACACAAGGCAACGGTTGCCAACAATATACTCGATGGTGACACCGCGCGCCAAATCGGCCGTCTCTGTGATCAGGGTCTCTGGAGACAAGGCACAGTATGTGTATAGGAAACTTACGAGACGTGACGACGTGCCGCGAAGCAGGCAGGCCTGTTTGCGTGGGTTGTACAACGGGGACAACGAGCTGATAGACCGGGCGTTGGTGCTATACTTCAAGTCGCCGGGTTCTTTCACTGGGGAAGATGTGGTTGAGTTTCAAGTGCATGGTGGGAGAGCGGTCTCAGAGAGTGTGTTAAGTGCCATTGGGTCATTGAATAATAGAGATCAGGACGTGGAAATACGGATGGCTGATAGAGGTGAGTTCTCTCGCAGATCGTTCCTCAATGGCAAAGCAGATCTGACTGGCTTGGAAGGTATCAACACATTGATTAATGCCGATACGGAGGCGCAACGCAGAGCTGCCATGGGCTCCTTCACAGGTAAGAATAAAGCATTGTTTAACCGCTGGCGGGATATAGCCATTCAAAACTCAGCCCAACTCACTGCCATCATTGACTTCTCCGAAGATTCTGATTTTGCTGATGAGTATACAGCTGTTATGGCGGAGGTCCGGCAAGAGTTGATGGGGCTAAGAACCGAGATAGGCAATTTTATTGCCAGAGTCACTAAGGCATCAATTGTGGAAAATGGTATTAATATGACATTGCTCGGCGCACCTAATGTGGGGAAGTCGTCTCTGCTGAACCAAATAGCAAGCGATGATATCTCTATTGTGAGTGATATACCAGGTACTACGAGAGACATAGTATCTTcaattgtaaatattaaCGGATACAAGGTCAATCTATTTGACACTGCGGGCATACGAGTGGACACAACAGATCCAATCGAGAAAATGGGCATAGAAAAGGCATTCAAAAGAATTGGTTCTAGCGATATTTGCATCTGTGTTATAGACGGGACCCAACCTCTACCCTTAAATGTATTAGATCTGCTCAAATCGAGCGATTTGTCGGGGTCAGAGATAATATTTGTTGTTAACAAGATAGATATTGTGGATGATAGTTGCAAACTTagtaagatacaacaaTATATTGGTAACAATCTGACTGGTTGCAAGATTTGTTTTGTATCTTGTTTGAAATCCACCGGGATAGATGAACTAGTGACTGTACTTACGGGAAAGTTCAAAACTTTGACTCAGAATGAAGAGAATGAGGATCCTATCATAGTTTCTGATAGAGTGAAAGAAATACTCGAGAAAGATGTGTTATATGGCATCGATCAGTTCCTACAAATACAGGATGATATGCACGATATAGTGATAGCAACTGAGCATTTGAGATATGTTATAGACGGTATCGGCAAGATAACCGGTGAAGTAATAGGACTCGAAGAAGTGCTTGACGTCGTATTTTCTAAGTTCTGTGTCGGAAAATGA